Proteins encoded by one window of Cylindrospermum stagnale PCC 7417:
- the nifH gene encoding nitrogenase iron protein, with the protein MTDEKIRQIAFYGKGGIGKSTTSQNTLAAMAEMGQRILIVGCDPKADSTRLMLHSKAQTTVLHLAAERGAVEDIEIEEVMLTGFRGVRCVESGGPEPGVGCAGRGIITAINFLEENGAYQDLDFVSYDVLGDVVCGGFAMPIREGKAQEIYIVTSGEMMAMYAANNIARGVLKYAHTGGVRLGGLICNSRNTDREIELIETLAKRLNTQMIHFVPRDNIVQHAELRRMTVNEYAPESNQANEYRTLATKIINNKNLAIPTPIEMEELEELLIEFGILESDENTAMLVGKTATEAPVA; encoded by the coding sequence ATGACTGACGAAAAGATTAGACAGATAGCTTTCTACGGTAAGGGCGGTATCGGTAAATCTACCACTTCCCAAAACACCTTGGCAGCTATGGCAGAAATGGGCCAACGCATCCTCATCGTTGGTTGCGACCCCAAAGCTGACTCCACCCGTTTGATGCTGCACAGCAAGGCTCAAACAACCGTTCTTCACTTGGCTGCTGAACGTGGTGCCGTTGAAGATATCGAAATCGAAGAAGTAATGCTCACCGGTTTCCGTGGTGTACGTTGCGTAGAATCTGGTGGTCCAGAACCCGGAGTAGGTTGTGCAGGTCGCGGTATCATCACCGCCATCAACTTCCTAGAAGAAAACGGTGCTTACCAAGACCTAGATTTCGTATCTTACGACGTATTAGGTGACGTTGTATGCGGTGGTTTTGCTATGCCTATCCGTGAAGGTAAAGCGCAAGAAATCTACATCGTTACATCTGGTGAAATGATGGCGATGTACGCTGCTAACAACATCGCTCGTGGTGTTCTTAAGTATGCTCACACCGGTGGCGTGCGTTTGGGTGGTTTGATTTGTAATAGCCGTAACACTGACCGGGAAATCGAACTTATCGAAACCTTGGCAAAACGGTTGAACACCCAAATGATTCACTTCGTACCCCGCGACAACATCGTTCAACACGCAGAATTGCGCCGGATGACTGTTAACGAGTACGCACCAGAAAGCAACCAAGCTAACGAATATCGCACATTGGCTACCAAGATCATCAACAACAAGAATCTAGCTATTCCTACACCTATCGAAATGGAAGAATTAGAAGAATTGTTGATTGAATTTGGTATTCTCGAAAGCGATGAAAATACCGCCATGCTGGTTGGTAAGACTGCTACTGAAGCTCCTGTAGCATAA
- the nifU gene encoding Fe-S cluster assembly protein NifU, translating to MWDYTDKVLELFYDPKNQGAIEETGEAGVKVATGEVGSIACGDALRLHLKVEVQSDTILDARFQTFGCTSAIASSSALTEMIKGLTLDQALKVSNKDIADYLGGLPEAKMHCSVMGQEALEAAIYNYRGIPLATHDDDEGALICSCFGISDSKIRRAVLENKLTSAEQVTNYVKAGGGCGSCLANIDDIIKEVQQEVATSLLNNNGVKTTTDISTSGKQKPLTNVQRIALIQKVLDEEVRPVLIADGGDVELYDVEGDRVKVILQGACGSCSSSTATLKIAIEARLQDRVSKNLVVEAVSPLL from the coding sequence ATGTGGGACTACACAGATAAAGTATTAGAGCTGTTTTACGATCCCAAAAATCAGGGAGCAATTGAAGAAACAGGCGAAGCTGGAGTTAAGGTTGCAACTGGAGAGGTAGGAAGCATTGCTTGTGGTGATGCTTTGAGATTGCACCTGAAAGTTGAAGTACAATCTGACACAATTCTCGATGCACGCTTTCAGACATTTGGTTGCACCAGTGCGATCGCATCTTCGAGTGCATTAACCGAAATGATCAAAGGCTTAACCTTAGATCAAGCCCTGAAAGTCTCCAACAAAGACATTGCAGATTACTTAGGCGGACTACCAGAAGCCAAGATGCACTGCTCAGTCATGGGACAAGAAGCCCTAGAAGCAGCCATCTACAATTACCGAGGCATTCCCCTAGCCACCCATGATGATGATGAAGGTGCCCTGATTTGTAGCTGCTTTGGTATTAGCGACTCCAAAATTCGCCGTGCAGTTTTAGAAAATAAACTCACCAGTGCGGAACAGGTAACAAATTATGTAAAAGCTGGTGGCGGATGCGGTTCTTGTTTAGCCAACATTGATGATATTATCAAAGAAGTACAGCAAGAAGTCGCCACATCACTCCTCAACAACAATGGCGTGAAGACCACTACAGATATCTCGACTTCTGGAAAGCAAAAACCGCTGACCAATGTGCAAAGAATTGCCCTAATTCAAAAAGTACTTGATGAAGAAGTCAGACCTGTATTGATCGCCGACGGGGGAGATGTAGAACTTTATGACGTAGAAGGCGATCGCGTGAAGGTTATCCTTCAAGGTGCTTGCGGTTCTTGTTCTAGCAGCACTGCCACACTCAAGATTGCCATCGAAGCCAGATTACAAGATCGTGTTAGCAAAAACCTTGTAGTCGAAGCAGTTTCGCCCTTGCTGTAG
- the nifB gene encoding nitrogenase cofactor biosynthesis protein NifB: MTLPATGLLTSDNQEPIVTQAKSGGCGCDSNTSATVERDERLLQRIAQHPCYSEDAHHHYARMHVAVAPACNIQCNYCNRKYDCANESRPGVVSELLTPEEAAHKALVIAGKIPQMTVLGIAGPGDPLANPEKTFRTFELIADKAPDIKLCLSTNGLMLTEYIDRIKQLNIDHVTITFNTIDPEIGAQIYSWVHYKRKRYRGVEGAKILLEKQMEGLQALKEADILCKVNSVMIPGINDQHLVEVNKYIRENGAFLHNIMPLISAPEHGTHFGLTGQRGPSPKELKDVQDNCAGNMKMMRHCRQCRADAVGLLGEDRSQEFTKDKFLEMTPEYDLEQRATVHEGIEKFKEEIKVAKEKAKASAVETLHATSLQNNPKILVAVATKGGGLVNQHFGHAKEFQIYEVDGNEARFVSHRKIDQYCQGGYSEEATFEGIMKAIADCKAVLVSKIGNCPQEKLQEAGIQTIEAYDVIEKVALEFYEQYVKELGK, translated from the coding sequence ATGACACTACCGGCTACAGGACTCCTCACATCTGATAATCAGGAACCAATAGTAACCCAAGCAAAATCCGGTGGTTGCGGTTGCGACAGCAACACTAGCGCCACCGTGGAAAGGGACGAAAGGCTCCTACAACGCATCGCCCAACATCCTTGCTACAGCGAAGACGCGCATCATCACTATGCCCGGATGCACGTTGCAGTTGCGCCAGCTTGTAACATTCAATGCAACTACTGCAACCGCAAATATGATTGCGCCAATGAAAGTCGCCCTGGAGTAGTTAGCGAATTGCTAACGCCAGAAGAAGCCGCACACAAGGCTTTGGTAATTGCCGGCAAGATTCCCCAAATGACAGTTTTGGGAATTGCTGGACCTGGTGATCCTTTAGCGAACCCAGAAAAAACTTTCCGCACCTTTGAGTTGATTGCAGACAAAGCACCAGACATTAAGCTTTGCTTATCAACCAACGGCTTGATGCTAACTGAATACATTGATCGGATCAAACAATTAAATATCGACCACGTTACCATCACCTTTAACACCATAGACCCAGAAATCGGCGCCCAGATTTATTCTTGGGTTCACTACAAACGCAAGCGTTACAGAGGCGTTGAAGGTGCTAAGATTCTGCTCGAAAAGCAGATGGAAGGATTGCAAGCTTTGAAAGAAGCCGACATCTTGTGCAAAGTCAACTCGGTAATGATTCCGGGAATTAACGACCAGCATTTGGTGGAAGTGAATAAATACATTCGTGAGAATGGTGCATTTCTGCACAACATCATGCCGCTGATTTCTGCACCAGAACACGGCACACACTTCGGTTTAACCGGTCAACGCGGCCCTTCACCCAAAGAATTAAAGGACGTACAAGACAATTGCGCCGGTAACATGAAGATGATGCGCCACTGTCGCCAGTGCCGAGCCGATGCTGTAGGATTGTTAGGAGAAGACCGCAGCCAGGAATTTACCAAAGATAAATTCTTGGAAATGACTCCAGAATATGACCTAGAACAACGCGCTACAGTTCACGAAGGCATTGAGAAGTTCAAAGAAGAAATCAAAGTAGCTAAAGAAAAGGCGAAAGCATCTGCTGTAGAGACGTTGCATGCAACGTCTCTACAAAACAATCCAAAAATCTTGGTGGCAGTAGCAACTAAGGGCGGTGGATTGGTTAACCAACACTTCGGTCATGCGAAGGAATTCCAGATTTATGAAGTGGATGGTAACGAAGCTCGCTTTGTCAGTCACCGCAAGATTGACCAGTATTGTCAAGGTGGATACAGCGAAGAAGCCACCTTTGAAGGTATTATGAAAGCGATCGCCGATTGCAAAGCAGTTTTAGTCTCCAAGATTGGTAACTGTCCTCAAGAAAAACTGCAAGAAGCTGGCATCCAAACCATTGAAGCTTACGACGTAATTGAGAAGGTTGCTCTCGAGTTTTACGAGCAATATGTCAAAGAACTAGGGAAATAG
- the nifS gene encoding cysteine desulfurase NifS, producing the protein MQKNCIYLDNNATTQVDPVVVEAMLPYLTDFYGNPSSMHSFGGQVGKGVKTAREQLAALLGADESEIIFTSCGTEGDNAAIRAALLAQPDKRHIITTQVEHAAVLNVCKQLETQGYSVTYLSVNAQGQLDLNELEASLTGNTALVSIMYANNETGTVFPIEQIGLRVKEHGAIFHVDAVQAVGKIPLNMKTSTIDMLTLSGHKLHAPKGIGALYVRRGVRFRPLLIGGHQERGRRAGTENVPAIIAMGKAAELEMLHLPDATKRERKLRDRLEKTLLAAIPHCEVNGDPQHRLPNTTNIGFKYIEGEAILLSLNKYGICASSGSACTSGSLEPSHVLRAMGLPYTTLHGSIRFSLSRYTTEAEIDQVIAVMPEIVERLRALSPFKNDEAGWLQQQSVVASH; encoded by the coding sequence ATGCAAAAGAACTGCATCTATCTCGATAATAATGCCACCACCCAGGTAGACCCAGTAGTTGTAGAGGCAATGCTGCCTTACCTGACGGACTTTTACGGTAATCCCTCTAGTATGCATTCCTTTGGCGGACAAGTCGGCAAAGGTGTAAAAACAGCAAGAGAACAACTTGCAGCCCTCCTGGGAGCCGATGAATCAGAAATTATCTTTACCAGTTGCGGAACTGAGGGAGATAACGCCGCTATCCGTGCAGCATTGCTAGCACAGCCAGATAAGAGACATATCATCACCACCCAAGTAGAACACGCAGCGGTGTTGAATGTCTGCAAACAACTAGAAACCCAAGGTTATAGTGTTACCTATCTTTCGGTGAATGCTCAGGGACAGTTGGATCTAAATGAATTAGAAGCCTCCCTGACAGGTAACACCGCCTTGGTGTCGATTATGTATGCGAATAATGAAACTGGTACGGTTTTCCCAATTGAGCAAATTGGGTTAAGAGTTAAAGAACATGGCGCGATCTTCCATGTCGATGCGGTGCAAGCAGTGGGAAAAATCCCGCTGAATATGAAGACTAGCACTATTGATATGTTAACTCTGTCTGGTCACAAGCTGCACGCACCCAAAGGTATTGGTGCTTTGTATGTGCGACGCGGGGTAAGGTTCCGTCCTTTACTGATTGGGGGACACCAAGAACGGGGACGCCGTGCGGGAACAGAGAATGTCCCAGCAATTATTGCTATGGGCAAAGCGGCGGAACTAGAGATGCTACATTTACCCGATGCGACCAAGAGAGAAAGAAAATTGCGCGATCGCCTAGAAAAAACTTTACTCGCCGCAATTCCCCACTGCGAAGTTAACGGTGATCCTCAGCACAGACTGCCAAACACCACCAATATAGGCTTTAAGTATATCGAAGGTGAAGCAATTCTGCTTTCCTTAAATAAGTACGGTATCTGTGCTTCCTCTGGTTCTGCTTGTACTTCTGGCTCACTGGAACCTTCCCACGTCCTTCGGGCTATGGGCTTACCATACACCACTTTGCACGGTTCCATTCGCTTCAGCCTGAGTCGCTACACCACAGAAGCTGAGATTGATCAAGTTATCGCCGTCATGCCTGAGATTGTTGAACGTTTACGCGCCCTTTCACCCTTCAAAAATGACGAGGCGGGTTGGTTACAACAACAGTCAGTCGTCGCTAGTCATTAG
- a CDS encoding group I truncated hemoglobin: MGLYDKIGGQATVEKVVDAFHKNIMADSSVSGYFAKTDMAKQRAHQIAFFSQILEGPSQYAGRPMEKTHTGMKLQQAQFDTIVKHLNAAMTASGVSSADAAAAMANVEALKGSILGK; this comes from the coding sequence ATGGGTTTATACGACAAAATCGGCGGACAAGCCACAGTTGAAAAAGTCGTTGATGCTTTCCACAAAAACATCATGGCAGACAGCAGCGTTAGCGGTTACTTTGCTAAAACAGATATGGCAAAACAACGCGCTCATCAAATTGCTTTCTTCTCTCAAATTCTGGAAGGACCAAGCCAATACGCTGGTCGTCCAATGGAAAAAACCCACACAGGCATGAAGCTACAACAAGCTCAGTTTGATACTATCGTCAAACACTTGAACGCTGCAATGACCGCAAGTGGTGTATCATCTGCTGACGCAGCCGCTGCAATGGCTAACGTTGAAGCTTTGAAAGGCTCTATTTTAGGCAAGTAG
- a CDS encoding 4Fe-4S binding protein, which translates to MAYQITSQCISCDLCLSACPTNAIKIVDDQRWIDPELCTNCVGSIYTVPQCKAGCPTCNGCVKQPSDYWEGWFANYNRVLAKLTNKQDYWERWFDTYSQTFSEQLQKRQRQVAA; encoded by the coding sequence ATGGCTTACCAAATCACTAGCCAGTGTATTTCCTGTGATCTTTGTCTGTCTGCCTGTCCCACCAATGCAATTAAGATAGTTGACGACCAGCGCTGGATTGATCCTGAACTTTGCACAAACTGCGTTGGTAGTATTTATACCGTACCTCAGTGTAAAGCTGGTTGTCCCACCTGCAACGGTTGCGTTAAACAGCCCAGCGATTATTGGGAAGGTTGGTTTGCCAATTATAACCGCGTCTTAGCCAAGTTGACCAATAAACAAGATTACTGGGAGCGTTGGTTTGACACTTATTCCCAGACATTTTCTGAGCAATTACAAAAACGTCAACGCCAAGTAGCAGCTTAA